TACCACCAGTTATATAATACATTTTTAATTTTTCATATAAAGGATTATAGAAAGCGTCAGGTATTTTTTCAATATCATCAATACTATCTAAAAAAAGTTTAAGATTTTCATCTCCATTTGCTAATAAAAATTCACTAAATGTCATAGGATAAATATTTAAGAAATCAACTTTTCCAACTGGAAAAGAAGAAGGTTTAGCTAATGTTATTCCTAGAAGAGAACCAGCACAAGCTATATGATACTCTGGAGCATTTTCATAAAAGTATTTAAGAGAGTTTATAACTTCTGGACAATCTTGTACTTCATCAAATATTATTAAAGTATTATTAGGTTCTATTTTTTGATTACTTATAAGCATAAGATTTTGTAGTATTCTATTTATATCTTTAGTAGTTTCAAAAAATTGACGATATTCAATATTTTCATCAAAGTTAAAGTAAGCTACATTATTATAATATAAGTTTCCAAATTCTTTTAAAATCCAAGTTTTTCCTACTTGTCTACCCCCTTTTAAAATAAGAGGCTTTCTATATTTTGAATTTTTCCCATTTTATCAAATCATCTAATATAAATCTTTTCATAATGAACCTCCTAACTATTTATTATATTATATCACATTATTTATTATTTTATTAGTTCAACATTTTTTCTAAGTTCTTCTATATCCTTACGAGTATATATTTTTCAGTAGTAATATAGCTTTCATGTCCTATCATTTTCTTAATAGCAGTAGCATTAGCATTGGCATTACTAAGAAGTGTAGCAAAAGTATGACGACAATCGTGTGGTCTATGTTTCATGTTTAATTGTTCCATGATAGGAAGAAACTTTTCTCTATAGTAATTATCATACTTCATTTTTTGACCTTTAAAGTTAAGAATTAGATATTTATTATTTTTATTGTATCTATTTTTAATTAAAGGAAATATCTTAGGATGTATGGGAATTAATCTGTTTTTACCTGCTTCTGTTTTTAATCCTCCAGTCATAGTCATATTGATAAGGTCTATATTCTTAGTTTCAAGTTCTAATAATTCTCCTATTCTAAAGCCACTATATATCATAATAAGAATAGTATCTATAAACTCAATATCAAGCAAATATTTCCATAGTATTTCTATTTCTTTATTACTAAATGGTTCTCTTTTATTTTCTGTAGTATTTTTTCCAATATCTACAAATGAACTATAATCTTTAGTAATAATATCATTCTGCATAGCATAAGCAAACATTTGTCCGAATAGGTATTTTATTTTTCTTTTGGTTGATTGTCCTTTTGAACAGTTATCCATAGCTTCTTGCAAATGTCTAGTTTTAATGTCTTTCATTTTCATAGGATGAAGTTTTTCAACATTGTCATAGGCTGATTGATAACCAAGAATAGCAGAATGACTAACTTTTGAATATTTTATTTTACTCCATTTTTCATAAATATCTTTAAAAGTTATATTAGCTAATTCAATATCATAAGGAGTATCTAATATTAGTTTTTCATACTTAAAATTTTTCTTAATAAAAGCAAAGTCATTGATAATGAAAAAATTGGATTTTAAAGAGATATATCAAGGATTATACTATATATAATTGTTTTAATATCTTTTTTTTAAGATAATTTTTATATACAATACTTTACAAGTTTTGTGTTTATATTTTTTGATTTTCTAAATTAAAGAATAAAATAAATAATTTAGAATAGAGTAAAATAATAAATTAAAAAGAAAAGATAAATGTATAAAAAACTATTTATTGATTTTTTTATATAATTGTAGTATACTTTTTAAGTAAGTGAACATTAATTGAAGAAATAGGAGTTCAAATAAGGACTTCTATTTTTATTATTATTTTATAAAAAATAATTAAAGATGGAGATTAAAGATGAAAAAAATTCAGATAATTTTATTGAGTTTAATATTATTAAGTTGTGAAACAAAGGAAATTACAAAAGATAAAATAGAGTATAAAAATGATTCTGTTTATATCAAGAATACAGATAAACTTTATACAGGAAAGCTTGTAGATAATACTAATGGGATAAAAATAAAAGTAAATATAAAAAAGGGTAAAATTAACGGGGAATATATATCAGTTTATGAAAATGGGAATATTTCTGTAAAAACATACTATAAAGATGGAAAGAAAGATGGAGAATATGTTTCTTATTATGAAGATGGAAATATTTATAGTAAATGTAATTATAATATGGGAAAATTAAATGGGAAATATATTTCTTATTATGAAAATGGTAATGTTTTAAAAGAAATTGAATTAGAAAATAATAATTTTTCTAGTTATATAGAATATTATGAAAATGGAAACATGAAGATTCAACTTCAAAATATTATGTATAAAGATGAATATACAGAGTATTATGAAAATGGAAATTTAAAATTAAAGAGAGAATATACAATAGATGGAATTTTAAGTTTACAAAATAATTATGATGAAAATAATAATATAATCTCAAATTCTTATTATTCTCCAGTTCCTAAAGTAAAGGAAGTAAAAAAAATAGAAAAATATAACAGCATAATTTCTCCAGAAGAACTGATAGGAAATATATTAAAAGATAAAATAGAAATAGAAGATAAAAATGTACAAGAATCAGTAAAAATTTTATACAATGAAGAACAAGAAAAATTAAAAACTATATTTTATTTTATAGAGAATGATAAAAATGTTGGAATGTTTGAGGGTTATCCACGTAAATTGTTAGGAACTCCAAGACAAGAATTTATTTATAGAGATGGAATTATTTTTAAAGTTATAGAAACAGTATTGTATCCAGATATGGATGGGAAAAAAGATTGTAGTATAATGGAAATCAACATAGTAAATGGTATGAAAAATGGAAAAGTTATAGAGAAAGGAAAATATTTTAAATCAGAATATACATATGTAGACAATCTTCTTCAAGGGAATGGAGTAACATATTTTTTAGATGGTAGGGTATTGAAGTATTTAAATAAAGATGGAAAAAGAGATGGAAAAGCAGTACTTTATTATCCAGATGGAACAAGGGAAGAATTTGTTTATAAAGATGGAATTACTAGTGATGAGAAAATATATTATAATAAACTTGGGGAAATAGAAAAATTAAAATAAATAAAAAAAGGGAAGGACTAATCCTTACCTTTTTTATGTAATCATATGTCTGACAACATCTGGATCCTATTTTATATTTTTATAATTGTTAAATAAATTTACTGTTTATATAATTTTCATCTTTATTGATTTTTATGAAGAAACCCTATTTAAGAGTAACTTTCATTAATAAATCTCCTGGTCGTACTATTCCTTTAGCAACAATCTCAATAGATTCTACAATATCCATATTTGTAATTAAAATAGGAGTTTTTACTGATGGAACATTATTTTTTATAAACTCTAAATCATATTTCACTAGTTTAGTTCTTTTTTTTACTGTAGTTGAATCACAAACTTTTACTAGACCTTTTTTATCTAATTTTACAGTATCAACACCAAAGTGTACAATTAATTCTAATCCATTAGTAGTTTCAATACTAACAGCATGATAAGTTCCAAATATATCTATTTCACCATCAACAGGACAATAGATGGCACCTGGTAATGGGTCAATAGCACAACCATCTCCTATCATTTTTTGAGAAAATGCTTCATCTGGAACTTCTTCTAAAGGAATAACCTTTCCTACTAGTGGAGAATATATTTCTACAACTTTTTTACTATCTTTTTTAGGTTTAAAAAAATCAAATAATCCCATATAAAAATCTCCTTATTTAATTTTGGGAGAGGGATGACAATAATTATCATCCCTCTTTATCTATTTTTCAGTAGTGGTTTTATTAGTGTCATTTAATTTAGTTATAGCTTGAGGAAATAATATCCAAGGTATTTCTTTTTCTTTAAATTGTATCATTAAATTTAATCCTGGAGTTACATGCTCAAATATACTTTGATAAGCTTCACAGAAATAACTTATTCTTTCTTTATTATCATTGATATTTACAAATCTATGTTTAGGACAACCACCATGACATAATTCCAACCATTTACATTCTTTACATTTTGAACTTATCTCTTTTTTTAAATCAGATAGTTTTTTAGTTTTTGCTTCAATTTCATTTAAAGAAAAATCTTTGAAACTACCTATTTTAAATTTATCTTCTGGATAAACAAAATGGTCACATTGATAAATGATACCATCATTTTCAAGAGCTAAGTTATTTCCCCCACAAGCTTCTTTGAAAACACATAGTGTTTGCTCAAATCCTCCAAGTCTTGAAAGTAAAGAATCGAACATACGAATAGATATATTCAAAATATCTTTTTTTATCCATTCGTCAAATATTGTATTCATAAATTTAGCATAGTCTTCTGGTTTTACAGAGAATGAAGTTGGTTTAGCAATAAAGTTTTTATCATCTATCCATGCAG
This genomic window from Fusobacterium sp. FSA-380-WT-3A contains:
- a CDS encoding site-specific integrase: MKDIKTRHLQEAMDNCSKGQSTKRKIKYLFGQMFAYAMQNDIITKDYSSFVDIGKNTTENKREPFSNKEIEILWKYLLDIEFIDTILIMIYSGFRIGELLELETKNIDLINMTMTGGLKTEAGKNRLIPIHPKIFPLIKNRYNKNNKYLILNFKGQKMKYDNYYREKFLPIMEQLNMKHRPHDCRHTFATLLSNANANATAIKKMIGHESYITTEKYILVRI
- a CDS encoding glucose PTS transporter subunit IIA; translation: MGLFDFFKPKKDSKKVVEIYSPLVGKVIPLEEVPDEAFSQKMIGDGCAIDPLPGAIYCPVDGEIDIFGTYHAVSIETTNGLELIVHFGVDTVKLDKKGLVKVCDSTTVKKRTKLVKYDLEFIKNNVPSVKTPILITNMDIVESIEIVAKGIVRPGDLLMKVTLK